A window of the Williamsia phyllosphaerae genome harbors these coding sequences:
- a CDS encoding TIGR01777 family oxidoreductase — translation MSITRSSVVDDSIDEVFAWHKRPGAFHRLSPGFAPMSLRSEATSIEDGKAILVLPGGLTWTASHQPDGFRPPNQFVDKLTSFPLRYVTPWTHTHNFDAVDADHTRVTDNVDTRVPGFALSSMFDFRHRQLADDIITQKWARSLQPTPLTIGMTGVSGTIGTALAALATTGGHRVVSLVRRAPVGDDERRWDPDNPAADLLDGLDVVIHLAGSSIAGRFTDAHVSRVRHSRVEPSHALARVAAAAAADGRGPRVFVGASAIGFYGADRGDEELTETSTPGDGVIADIVRDWESAYAPAAEAGLRVVTVRTGVVQASAGGMLKVLKPVFGAGLGGPIGDGTQWLSWIGLEDVCDVFYRAALDERLSGPVNAVSPEPVRNSEFTDTMGTVLHRPTVLRVPEFAPKLVLTESGAGSLALASQRVLPEALAGIGHDFRMPALADTLRHQCGR, via the coding sequence ATGAGCATCACTCGTTCGTCCGTGGTCGATGATTCGATCGACGAGGTCTTCGCCTGGCACAAACGCCCCGGGGCGTTTCACCGCCTCTCCCCCGGCTTCGCGCCGATGTCGCTGCGGTCGGAGGCCACCTCCATCGAGGACGGCAAAGCCATCCTGGTGCTCCCCGGCGGTCTGACCTGGACCGCCTCCCATCAGCCGGACGGTTTTCGACCGCCGAATCAGTTCGTGGACAAGCTCACGTCCTTCCCGCTCCGCTATGTCACCCCGTGGACGCACACGCACAACTTCGACGCCGTGGACGCCGACCACACGCGGGTCACCGACAACGTCGACACCCGGGTGCCCGGGTTCGCGCTGTCGTCGATGTTCGACTTCCGTCACCGGCAGCTCGCCGACGACATCATCACGCAGAAGTGGGCTCGATCACTGCAGCCGACGCCGCTGACCATCGGGATGACGGGCGTGTCGGGCACGATCGGGACCGCGCTGGCCGCCCTGGCCACCACCGGCGGTCACCGGGTCGTGTCGCTGGTGCGTCGGGCACCGGTCGGCGACGACGAACGCCGCTGGGACCCCGACAATCCCGCCGCCGATCTGCTCGACGGCCTCGATGTCGTCATCCATCTCGCGGGCTCGTCCATCGCCGGACGGTTCACCGACGCGCACGTCTCCCGCGTCCGCCACAGCCGGGTCGAGCCGTCGCACGCGTTGGCCCGGGTGGCCGCCGCCGCTGCTGCCGACGGACGCGGCCCCCGCGTCTTCGTCGGGGCGTCGGCCATCGGGTTCTACGGCGCGGACCGCGGCGACGAGGAACTCACCGAGACCAGCACCCCCGGTGACGGCGTCATCGCAGACATCGTGCGCGACTGGGAGTCGGCCTACGCACCGGCCGCCGAGGCCGGACTGCGGGTGGTGACCGTGCGCACCGGCGTGGTGCAGGCGTCGGCCGGCGGCATGCTCAAGGTGCTGAAACCGGTGTTCGGCGCAGGGCTGGGCGGCCCCATCGGCGACGGCACCCAGTGGTTGTCCTGGATCGGCCTGGAGGACGTGTGCGACGTGTTCTACCGCGCCGCACTGGACGAGCGCCTGTCGGGACCGGTCAACGCGGTCTCCCCCGAACCCGTCCGCAACAGCGAGTTCACCGACACCATGGGAACGGTGCTGCACCGTCCCACCGTGCTGCGCGTGCCGGAGTTCGCGCCCAAGCTGGTGCTCACCGAGAGCGGTGCGGGATCGCTCGCGTTGGCGAGCCAACGAGTGCTCC